The genomic region AGGTGCTCTACGGCATCGACCTGGCCCGCCGGCAGATCTCCGGCGCGAGCCAGGCCGTCGTCGTGGAGGGATACACCGACGTCATGGCCTGCCACCAGGCCGGCGTCACCACGGCGGTGGCCACGTGCGGCACCGCGTTCGGCGAGGGCCACGCCCGCATCCTGCGCCGCCTCATGATCGACCACGACGCCTTCCGTGGTGAGGTCGTGTTCACGTTCGACGGTGACGAGGCCGGACAACGTGCAGCGGTGAAGTCGTTCGAGGGTGACGAGGAGTTCGTCGGCCAGACGTACGTCGCCGTGGAGCCTCGGGGCATGGACCCGTGCGACCTGCGCATGGCCGACGGCGACGCCGCGGTGCGCGAGCTCATCGCCTCGCGCGTGCCGCTCTACCGGTTCGTGCTCGACAACACGCTCAAGCAGTACGACCTCGACCGCGCCGACCAGCGCGTCGACGCCGTGCGCGAGGCGGTGCAGCTGGCCAGCGCCATCCGTGACTCCTCCAAGGTCGACGCGTTCCTGCGTGAGGTCGCGGGTCGCATCGGGGTCGAGGTCGAGCAGGTGCAGGCCGAGCACAAGCGGGCCAAGGCACGCCCGGCGCCCGCGAAGGCGCCCGAACGGTCCCGGGTGCCCGTCGAGACCACCGACGCCGCCCCGCAGCCCGTGTCGGCCTTCACCGCTGGCCCGTCCTTCGGCGCCCCGCAGTTCTCCGACGAGCGTGAGGCCCTGAAGGCCCTGGCGCAGCACCCGCACACTGCCGCGCAGTTCGCCGCCGATCTCGACGAGGACGACTTCACCCACCCGATCTCCCGGCACATCTGGTCGGTCATGGCGACGCAGGGCTGGCCGGCGAAGGAGGACCCGAGCTGGGTCCCGCGGGTCTCGGAGGCCTTGCCCGAGGAGCTCCGCCCGATCCTGTCGCGCGCGGCCGTCGAGCCCCTGCTCGCCCAGGAGCACACGACGGTGCAGGTGGTGTCGTCGAGCATCTTCCGCCTGCAGGTGCTCACGGTGGGCCGGCACGTCACGGACCTCAAGTCGCGGTTGCAGCGCACCAACCCGCTGGAGGAGCCCGAGCAGTACAACCGCATGTTCGGCGAGCTCATCGCCCTGGAGCAGCAGCACCGCGAGCTGCGCGAGAAGGCCGTCGGCGGCGTCGTCCCCAGCTGAGGGTCGTCCACAGCCGGTGCGGACACGCACCCATCGAGCTCCGGCGCCCACCACGGTGGAGCCCATGGCGACGTCATGGGT from Aeromicrobium sp. Sec7.5 harbors:
- the dnaG gene encoding DNA primase, translating into MPRIKDEDIQLVRERARIDEVVESYVTLRNAGGGARKGLCPFHDEKSPSFNVRPAQGFYHCFGCGVGGDSIKFLMEIEGLPFAEAVERLATKYGIQLRYDEDARPTGPKRDPRQRQRLLEAHRYAGEFYAQQLGSSAEAQIARQFIKDRGFDQVAAEHFTLGYAPKDRQSLTGHLKGRGFTDEELVVGGLARHTNSGTFDVFQGRLLWPIKEMTGEIIGFGARKLYDDDFMAGKYVNTSETPIYKKTQVLYGIDLARRQISGASQAVVVEGYTDVMACHQAGVTTAVATCGTAFGEGHARILRRLMIDHDAFRGEVVFTFDGDEAGQRAAVKSFEGDEEFVGQTYVAVEPRGMDPCDLRMADGDAAVRELIASRVPLYRFVLDNTLKQYDLDRADQRVDAVREAVQLASAIRDSSKVDAFLREVAGRIGVEVEQVQAEHKRAKARPAPAKAPERSRVPVETTDAAPQPVSAFTAGPSFGAPQFSDEREALKALAQHPHTAAQFAADLDEDDFTHPISRHIWSVMATQGWPAKEDPSWVPRVSEALPEELRPILSRAAVEPLLAQEHTTVQVVSSSIFRLQVLTVGRHVTDLKSRLQRTNPLEEPEQYNRMFGELIALEQQHRELREKAVGGVVPS